One genomic window of Scatophagus argus isolate fScaArg1 chromosome 16, fScaArg1.pri, whole genome shotgun sequence includes the following:
- the LOC124072651 gene encoding myosin heavy chain, fast skeletal muscle-like, with product MSSDAEMAQYGPAAIFLRKPEKERVEAQNRPFDARTACFVPDAKELYVKGVIQKREGGQVTVKTEADETVTVKEEDCLPMNPPKYDKIEDMAMMTHLNEPSVLFNLKDRYAAWMIYTYSGLFCVTVNPYKWLPVYDPRVVAAYRGKKRMEAPPHIFSVSDNAYQNMLTDRENQSVLITGESGAGKTVNTKRVIQYFATIAVSGGDKKEHSSGKMQGTLEDQIISANPLLEAFGNAKTVRNDNSSRFGKFIRIHFGTTGKLASADIETYLLEKSRVTFQLAEERSYHIFYQIMTGHKSELIEMLLITTNPYDFPMISQGQISVASIDDKEELLATDMATDILGFTNEEKVSIYKLTGAVMHYGNMKFKQKQREEQAEPDGTEVADKVAFLMGLNSADLLKGLCYPRVKVGNEYVTKGQTVPQVTNAVGALAKSVYEKMFLWMVIRINEMLDTKQPRQFFIGVLDIAGFEIFDFNSMEQLCINFTNEKLQQFFNHHMFVLEQEEYKKEGIDWEFIDFGMDLAACIELIEKPMGIFSILEEECMFPKASDTSFKNKLYDQHLGKTNAFQKPKVVKGKPEAHFTLVHYAGTVDYNITGWLEKNKDPLNESVVQLYQKSSMKLLAFLYASFSGAEAESGGDAGGGKVGKKGGKKKGGSFQTVSAVFRENLGKLMTNLRSTHPHFVRCLIPNEFKTPGIMDNHLVIHQLRCNGVLEGIRICRKGFPSRILYADFKQRYRILNASAIPEGQFIDGKKASEKLLGSIDIDHTQYKFGSTKVFFKAGLLGTLEELRDEKLASLVTQTQALCRGYLMRKEFSKLITQRDCIWILQYNLRAFMNVKHWPWMKLFFKIKPLLKSAETEKEMATMKEDFIKCKEDLAKSESKRKELEEKMVSLLQEKNNLLLQVQADSENLCDAEERCEGLIKSKIQLEAKLKEVTERLEDEEEVTAELTAKKRKLEDECSELKKDIDDLEITLAKVEKEKHATENKVKNLMEELASQDENIGKLTKEKRALQEAHQQALDDLQAEEDKVNSLTKAKLKLEQQVDDIEGSLEQEKKVRMDLERAKRKLEGDLKLTQESLMDLENDKQQSEEKIKKKEFENSQLLSKIADEQAINNQLQKKMKELHARIEELEEEVEAERAVRAKVEKQRSDLSREIEEISERLEEAGGATAAQVEMNKKRETEFLKLRRDLEESTLHHEATTAALRKKQADSMAELGEQIDNLQRIKQKLEKEKSELKMEIDDLAINMETVAKAKVNLEKMCRSLEDQLMELKTKNDEDLRHITDLTNQRARFQTENAEFSRQMEERESLISQLTRGKQGFTTQIDELRRLIEEETKAKNALAHSLQSARHDCDLIREQFEEEQEAKAELQRCLSKANTEVALWRNKYETDAIQRTEELEEAKKKLAQRLQEAEEQIEAVNSKCASLEKTKQRLQNEMEDLMVDLERSNGLAATLDKKQRNFDKILAEWKQKYEESQAELESAQKESRSLNTELFKLKNSYEEALDHLETMKRENKNLQQEISDLTEQLGESGKTVHELEKFKKQVETEKYDMQTSLEEAEASLEQEESKILRVQMELNQVKAEVDRKLAEKDEEIDQLKRNHQRVMESMQATLDAEVRSRNDALRVKKKMEGDLNEMEIQLSHANRQAAEAQKQLRNIQGQLKDAQIHLDDSMRGQDDMKEQVAMMERRTSLLQAEVEELRAVVEQTERSRKMAEQELVDASERAGLLHSQNTSLLNTKKKLEADVTQLHCEIEEAVQEARNAEEKAKKAITDAAMMAEELRKEQDTSAHLERMKKNLEVTVKDLQHRLDEAENLAMKGGKKQLQKLEARVRELENELEAEQKRSTEAIKGVRKYERKVKELTYQSEEDKKNNMRLQDLVDKLQNKMKAYKRQAEEAEEQCNVHMARFRKAQHELEEAEERADVAESLANKMRAKSREIGTKTQEGQGE from the exons ATGAGCTCTGATGCCGAGATGGCCCAGTATGGGCCGGCGGCCATCTTTCTCCGCAAACCCGAGAAGGAGCGAGTGGAGGCTCAGAACCGGCCCTTTGATGCCAGAACAGCCTGCTTTGTGCCCGATGCCAAGGAGCTGTACGTCAAAGGCGTCATCCAGAAGAGAGAAGGTGGCCAAGTCACCGTGAAGACTGAAGCTGATGAG ACTGTAACAGTCAAAGAGGAAGACTGCCTTCCCATGAATCCCCCAAAGTACGACAAGATTGAGGACATGGCCATGATGACCCACCTCAATGAGCCCTCTGTGCTGTTTAACCTCAAAGATCGTTACGCAGCGTGGATGATTTAT ACCTACTCCGGGCTCTTCTGTGTCACTGTCAACCCCTACAAGTGGCTGCCGGTGTACGACCCTCGGGTTGTGGCGGCCTACAGGGGGAAGAAACGCATGGAGGCCCCGCCAcatattttctctgtctctgataATGCATATCAGAATATGCTTACAG ATCGTGAGAACCAGTCTGTCCTGATTAC TGGAGAATCTGGTGCAGGGAAGACTGTCAACACCAAGCGTGTCATCCAGTACTTTGCGACAATCGCAGTGTCTGGAGGCGACAAGAAAGAGCACTCGTCTGGCAAAATGCAG GGGACGCTGGAAGATCAAATCATTTCAGCAAACCCTTTGCTGGAGGCTTTTGGCAATGCAAAGACCGTGAGGAATGACAACTCATCACGATTT GGTAAATTCATCAGAATTCACTTTGGAACCACAGGAAAACTGGCTTCTGCTGATATTGAAACCT atttGCTGGAGAAGTCGAGAGTGACGTTCCAGTTGGCTGAGGAGAGGAGCTACCATATCTTCTATCAGATCATGACTGGCCACAAATCAGAGCTTATAG AAATGCTTCTCATAACAACAAACCCGTATGACTTCCCTATGATAAGTCAGGGGCAGATCTCTGTGGCCAGCATCGACGACAAAGAAGAGCTGCTGGCCACAGAT ATGGCCACTGACATCTTGGGCTTCACTAACGAAGAAAAAGTCTCCATTTACAAGCTAACTGGTGCTGTGATGCATTATGGGAACATGAAGTTCAAGCAGAAGCAGCGGGAGGAGCAGGCGGAGCCTGACGGCACTGAGG TGGCAGACAAAGTCGCTTTCCTCATGGGTCTGAACTCTGCTGACTTGTTGAAAGGCCTTTGCTACCCCAGAGTGAAAGTGGGAAATGAGTATGTTACCAAAGGCCAGACGGTCCCCCAG GTCACCAATGCAGTTGGTGCTCTGGCCAAGTCTGTGTATGAGAAGATGTTCTTATGGATGGTGATAAGGATCAATGAGATGCTGGACACAAAGCAGCCACGGCAGTTCTTCATTGGAGTGTTGGACATTGCTggatttgaaatatttgat TTTAACAGCATGGAGCAACTCTGCATTAATTTCACCAAcgagaagctgcagcagttttTCAACCACCACATGTTTGTGCTGGAGCAAGAGGAGTACAAGAAGGAGGGAATTGACTGGGAGTTTATTGACTTTGGTATGGATTTGGCAGCCTGCATTGAGCTCATTGAAAAG CCAATGGGCATCTTCTCCATCCTTGAAGAGGAGTGTATGTTCCCCAAGGCCTCAGACACCTCTTTCAAGAACAAACTCTACGACCAGCATCTTGGAAAAACTAATGCTTTCCAAAAGCCAAAGGTTGTCAAAGGCAAACCTGAAGCTCACTTCACTCTGGTGCACTACGCCGGCACTGTGGACTACAACATCACTGGCTGGCTGGAGAAGAACAAAGACCCTCTGAATGAATCTGTGGTGCAGCTTTACCAGAAGTCATCAATGAAATTGCTGGCTTTCTTGTATGCTTCATTTTCTGGTGCTGAAGCAG AATCAGGTGGTGATGCTGGAGGTGGCAAAGttggaaagaaaggaggaaagaagaagggTGGCTCGTTTCAGACAGTGTCTGCGGTTTTCAGG GAAAATCTCGGAAAACTAATGACCAACCTGAGGAGCACCCATCCTCATTTTGTGCGTTGCCTGATTCCAAATGAGTTCAAAACACCAG GCATCATGGACAATCACTTGGTCATTCACCAGCTGCGTTGTAATGGCGTGCTGGAGGGCATCAGGATCTGTAGGAAGGGTTTCCCCAGCAGGATTCTTTATGCCGACTTCAAGCAGAG ATACAGAATCCTAAATGCCAGTGCCATCCCAGAGGGACAGTTCATTGATGGAAAGAAAGCTTCAGAGAAGCTTCTTGGTTCAATTGACATTGACCACACACAGTACAAATTTGGGTCTACAAAG GTCTTCTTCAAAGCTGGCTTACTTGGAACTCTGGAGGAGCTGCGAGATGAAAAACTAGCCTCTCTTGTGACCCAGACTCAAGCACTGTGTCGTGGTTATCTCATGAGAAAAGAATTCTCTAAATTAATTACTCAAAG AGACTGCATATGGATTCTGCAATATAACTTGCGCGCATTCATGAATGTGAAACACTGGCCATGGATGAAGCTGTTCTTTAAAATAAAGCCACTTCTTAAGAGTGCAGAGACGGAAAAGGAGATGGCAACCATGAAAGAAGACTTCATCAAATGCAAGGAGGATCTGGCAAAGTCAGAGTCCAAGAGAAAGGAGCTTGAAGAGAAAATGGTTTCTCTTTTACAGGAGAAAAATAACCTCCTCCTGCAAGTGCAAGCT GACTCAGAAAATCTTTGTGATGCAGAGGAGAGATGTGAAGGCTTGATTAAAAGCAAGATCCAGCTCGAGGCCAAACTCAAAGAGGTGACTGAAAGActggaagatgaggaggaagtgacCGCCGAGTTAACCGCCAAGAAGCGGAAGCTCGAAGACGAATGCTCTGAGCTTAAAAAAGACATTGATGATCTGGAGATAACCCTGGCTaaagtggagaaggagaaacatgCCACAGAAAACAAG GTTAAAAACCTAATGGAGGAACTGGCTAGTCAGGATGAAAACATTGGCAAACTGACCAAGGAGAAAAGAGCCCTTCAAGAGGCTCATCAACAGGCACTGGATGATCTACAAGCTGAGGAGGACAAAGTCAACTCTTTGACCAAAGCCAAGTTGAAGCTTGAACAGCAAGTTGATGAC ATTGAGGGTTCATTGGAGCAAGAAAAGAAGGTCCGCATGGACCTGGAGAGAGCCAAGCGGAAGCTCGAGGGGGATCTGAAACTTACACAAGAATCCCTGATGGACctagaaaatgacaaacaacaatCTGAGGAGAAGATTAAGAA AAAAGAATTTGAAAACAGTCAGCTGCTCAGCAAGATTGCAGACGAGCAAGCGATTAATAACCAGCTTcaaaagaagatgaaggagCTCCAT GCTCGTATTGAGGAACTGGAGGAAGAAGTTGAAGCTGAACGAGCTGTCCGGGCAAAGGTTGAGAAGCAGCGTTCTGACCTCTCCAGGGAGATCGAGGAGATCAGcgagaggctggaggaggccGGAGGAGCCACCGCCGCTCAGGTCGAAATGAACAAAAAGCGTGAAACTGAGTTCCTCAAACTGCGGCGTGACCTGGAGGAGTCCACGCTGCACCACGAGGCCACAACCGCTGCACTGCGCAAGAAGCAGGCAGACAGCATGGCTGAGTTGGGAGAACAGATCGACAACCTCCAGAGAATCAAACAGAaactggaaaaggaaaagagtgaGCTGAAGATGGAGATTGACGATTTGGCCATTAATATGGAAACAGTTGCAAAAGCCAAG GTCAACCTGGAGAAGATGTGTCGTTCACTTGAAGATCAGCTTATGGAGCTCAAGACCAAGAATGATGAAGACCTGCGGCACATTACTgatctgaccaatcagagggcTCGTTTTCAAACTGAGAATG CTGAATTTTCCCGACaaatggaagagagagaaagtctcATTTCCCAGCTGACAAGAGGAAAACAGGGATTCACAACACAAATTGATGAGTTGAGAAGACTGATTGAGGAGGAAACAAAG GCTAAGAACGCCTTGGCTCACAGTTTGCAGTCGGCCCGCCATGACTGTGATCTCATTCGTGAGCAGtttgaggaggagcaggaggccaaAGCTGAGCTGCAGCGCTGTTTgtcaaaagcaaacactgaggTGGCTCTGTGGAGGAACAAATACGAGACTGATGCCATCCAACGCACCGAGGAGCTCGAGGAAGCAAA GAAAAAGCTCGCCCAGCGTCTCCAAGAGGCTGAAGAACAAATTGAAGCCGTGAATTCAAAGTGTGCCTCACTGGAGAAAACTAAACAGCGACTTCAGAATGAGATGGAGGATCTCATGGTTGATTTGGAAAGGTCCAACGGCTTAGCCGCCACCCTTGACAAGAAGCAGAGAAACTTTGATAAG ATTCTGGCTGAGTGGAAGCAGAAGTATGAGGAGTCTCAGGCAGAGCTTGAAAGTGCTCAGAAAGAGTCTCGATCTTTGAACACCGAGCTTTTCAAGCTGAAGAACTCCTACGAAGAAGCCCTGGATCACCTGGAGacaatgaaaagggaaaataaaaacctgCAAC AGGAAATCTCGGACCTGACGGAACAACTTGGGGAGAGCGGGAAGACAGTTCATGAGCTGGAGAAATTCAAGAAGCAggtggagacagaaaaatatgacaTGCAAACTTCGCTGGAAGAAGCTGAG gCCTCCCTGGAACAAGAGGAGTCGAAGATCCTGCGTGTACAGATGGAGCTTAACCAGGTCAAGGCTGAAGTTGACAGAAAACTggcagagaaagatgaagaaattGACCAGCTGAAGAGGAACCACCAGAGGGTGATGGAGTCGATGCAGGCCACTCTGGATGCTGAGGTCCGCAGCAGGAATGATGCCCTGAGAGtgaagaaaaagatggagggagaccTCAACGAGATGGAGATCCAGCTGAGCCACGCTAACAGGCAGGCGGCCGAGGCCCAGAAACAACTGAGGAACATTCAGGGACAACTCAAG GATGCCCAAATCCACTTGGATGACTCTATGAGAGGGCAGGATGATATGAAGGAGCAGGTAGCCATGATGGAGCGTAGAACCAGCTTACTGCAGGCTGAGGTTGAAGAGCTTCGAGCGGTTGTGGAGCAGACGGAACGAAGCCGCAAAATGGCTGAGCAGGAACTGGTTGATGCCAGTGAGCGTGCAGGACTTCTGCACTCTCAG AACACGAGTCTTCTCAACACTAAAAAGAAGCTTGAGGCGGATGTAACTCAGCTTCACTGTGAGATAGAGGAAGCTGTTCAAGAGGCCAGGAACGCAGAGGAGAAGGCCAAGAAAGCCATTACTGAT GCTGCCATGATGGCTGAAGAGCTGAGGAAGGAGCAGGACACCAGCGCTCAcctggagaggatgaagaagaatcTGGAGGTCACAGTGAAAGACCTGCAGCACCGCTTAGATGAGGCTGAAAACTTGGCCATGAAGGgtggaaaaaaacagcttcagaaACTGGAGGCCAGA GTCCGTGAGCTGGAAAATGAGCTTGAAGCTGAGCAAAAACGTTCGACGGAGGCCATCAAAGGAGTTCGCAAATATGAGAGGAAAGTCAAAGAGCTGACTTATCAG TCTgaggaagacaagaaaaacaacatgcgACTGCAGGATTTGGTGGACAAACTACAGAACAAGATGAAGGCCTACAAGCGACAAGCTGAAGAAGCT GAGGAGCAGTGTAACGTCCACATGGCCAGATTCAGGAAGGCTCAGCACGAGCTGGAGGAGGCTGAAGAGAGAGCTGACGTGGCCGAATCTCTGGCCAACAAGATGCGAGCTAAGAGCCGTGAAATCGGGACGAAG ACACAAGAGGGACAGGGCGAGTAG